Proteins from a single region of Candidatus Thermoplasmatota archaeon:
- a CDS encoding DNA-directed RNA polymerase — protein MDRETHKATCSDCGQECEVPFKPDPDRPVYCRDCWSKRRPQRSGRF, from the coding sequence ATGGATAGAGAAACGCATAAGGCAACCTGTTCTGACTGCGGCCAGGAGTGCGAAGTCCCCTTCAAACCCGACCCAGACAGACCGGTATACTGCCGAGATTGCTGGTCGAAGAGAAGACCGCAGAGAAGTGGAAGGTTCTAG